One genomic region from Rosa rugosa chromosome 1, drRosRugo1.1, whole genome shotgun sequence encodes:
- the LOC133727241 gene encoding F-box/FBD/LRR-repeat protein At1g16930-like: MEEHMDFCLQSRLLRPRFSSNLDLSDRFVTFVDRALSLRSSSDIQKFRIKQCRVSYFSDEDFSHFEGWICTAIRHNVVDLNLFVGVEDYLELKHKMPQSLFLSNTLVSLKLFESCFSYVLPTTGCFPSLKFLSAAFVFPDTQSMENLFSHCPVLEDLTILASLGDQDNLSVNIFTPELKKLSINLHTYSIEGKDRLSSCIINAPKLETLYLKMDGLTYYFLEKAHFLAQARLEFNDRCKDNPAFADHAIKLLGGISSVQELLLSVYSLEVFMA; this comes from the coding sequence ATGGAAGAACATATGGACTTCTGTTTGCAATCTAGACTTCTCCGACCAAGATTTTCCTCCAACTTGGATCTCTCTGATCGTTTTGTGACATTTGTTGATCGCGCactttccttgcgctcctcgtCAGACATACAGAAATTTCGAATAAAGCAATGCAGGGTTTCGTATTTCAGTGATGAGGATTTCTCTCATTTTGAAGGCTGGATTTGCACTGCGATCAGGCATAATGTTGTTGACCTGAATCTTTTTGTTGGTGTTGAAGATTACTTGGAACTTAAACACAAAATGCCTCAAAGCCTTTTCCTGAGCAATACTCTGGTGAGTTTGAAGCTGTTTGAAAGTTGTTTTAGCTATGTTCTTCCTACGACAGGGTGTTTCCCAAGTCTCAAGTTCCTATCTGCTGCGTTTGTTTTTCCTGATACTCAATCGATGGAAAATCTCTTTTCTCATTGCCCTGTACTTGAAGATTTGACTATATTGGCATCCCTTGGAGATCAGGACAATTTGAGTGTCAATATATTTACACCTGAATTGAAGAAATTATCAATAAATTTGCACACTTATTCGATTGAGGGCAAAGATCGTCTGTCCAGTTGCATTATTAATGCCCCAAAGCTGGAAACCCTTTATCTCAAGATGGATGGTTTGACATATTACTTTCTGGAGAAGGCACATTTTCTAGCCCAGGCCAGACTTGAGTTCAATGACAGATGTAAAGATAACCCTGCTTTTGCTGACCATGCAATCAAGTTATTGGGAGGAATTTCCAGTGTTCAAGAGCTGTTGCTTTCAGTTTATTCTTTGGAGGTATTTATGGCCTAG
- the LOC133724367 gene encoding uncharacterized protein LOC133724367, whose product MADESDASPLIAPIPITDPSEIDLEAGPGEQIQCRICLESDGRDFIAPCKCKGTSKYVHRECLDHWRAVKEGFAFAHCTTCKAPYHLRVHQAADRKWRTLKFRFFVTRDIIFIFLAVQLVIASLAYLVFLIDGFQQFWLRLAWGFDSEPSFYYICGALLFFALLGLSGCFITCYDRRVRNDLAQPCRELCLCCCQPGVCADCHLPGTLCMWTDCTTCWGSCASMAGECGCLGGAGEAGLPILFIMALIVLGLFTIIGIFYSVLVATMVGQRIWQRHYHILAKRMLTKEYVVEDVDGEMTGSDWSAPPLPPEHVQQLKTLGLL is encoded by the exons ATGGCGGATGAGTCTGACGCTTCACCTCTCATCGCTCCGATCCCGATCACCGACCCCAGTGAGATCGACCTCGAAGCCGGTCCCGGCGAACAAATCCAGTGCCGAATTTGCCTCGAAAGTGATG GTAGGGATTTTATTGCTCCTTGCAAATGCAAAGGGACTTCAAAGTATGTTCACAGGGAATGTTTGGATCATTGGAGAGCTGTAAAG GAAGGTTTTGCATTTGCTCATTGCACAACCTGCAAGGCTCCTTACCATTTGAGAGTTCATCAAGCTGCCGATAGGAAATGGCGAACCTTGAAATTTCGATTCTTTGTGACCAGAgacattatatttatatttcttGCTGTCCAGCTT GTGATTGCTTCATTGGCATATTTGGTGTTTTTAATAGATGGTTTCCAGCAATTTTGGCTTCGTCTTGCATGGGGTTTTGATAGTGAACCAAGTTTCTACTATATATGTG GAGCTTTGCTGTTTTTCGCTTTGCTTGGGTTATCTGGATGCTTCATTACTTGTTATGACCGAAGAGTGCGCAACGATTTGGCTCAGCCTTGTCGAGAGTTATGTCTTTGTTGCTGTCAGCCTGG TGTCTGCGCAGATTGTCATTTACCTGGCACTCTTTGTATGTGGACTGACTGTACCACATGCTGGGGAAGTTGTGCAAGTATGGCCGGAGAATGTGGTTGCTTGGGAGGTGCTGGTGAAGCAGGGCTTCCAATATTATTTATAATGGCTCTGATTGTGCTGGGGCTTTTCACAATTATTGGGATATTCTACAGTGTACTGGTAGCTACAATGGTTGGACAAAGGATTTGGCAGCGGCATTATCATATACTTGCAAAAAGGATGCTGACAAAA GAATACGTTGTCGAGGATGTTGATGGTGAGATGACAGGATCTGATTGGTCTGCCCCACCTCTCCCACCTGAGCATGTTCAGCAGCTGAAAACTCTTGGCCTCCTATGA